In Mucilaginibacter boryungensis, a single window of DNA contains:
- a CDS encoding pyridoxine 5'-phosphate synthase, whose amino-acid sequence MTRLSVNINKIATLRNSRGGNNPDLIQVAKDCERFGAQGITVHPRPDERHIRYNDVFELKKIITTEFNIEGNCQEQKFIDLVLANKPEQVTLVPDALGQLTSNHGWDTIKHKDYLKEMISMFQLAGIRVSIFVDPDVKMVEGAAETGTDRIELYTEGYATHYHQGMELAIAPYVKAAEVAQKLGLGLNAGHDLDLHNLKYFAQNIPGLLEVSIGHALISDALYYGLENTIQMYLRQLATT is encoded by the coding sequence ATGACCCGCTTATCAGTAAACATTAACAAAATAGCTACGCTGCGCAATTCGCGCGGGGGGAATAATCCCGATCTGATCCAGGTTGCTAAAGATTGTGAGCGCTTCGGCGCGCAGGGTATCACCGTGCATCCGCGCCCGGATGAAAGGCATATCCGCTACAATGATGTTTTTGAGTTAAAAAAGATAATTACTACCGAGTTTAATATTGAAGGCAATTGCCAGGAGCAAAAGTTTATAGACCTGGTACTGGCTAATAAACCCGAGCAGGTTACCTTAGTGCCCGATGCATTGGGGCAATTAACATCAAACCATGGATGGGATACTATTAAGCATAAAGATTATTTGAAGGAAATGATCAGCATGTTTCAGTTGGCCGGCATAAGGGTATCCATATTTGTAGACCCCGATGTAAAGATGGTTGAGGGCGCGGCAGAAACAGGTACCGACCGCATTGAACTTTACACAGAAGGCTATGCCACCCACTACCATCAGGGCATGGAACTGGCCATAGCGCCATACGTAAAAGCGGCAGAAGTTGCTCAGAAGTTAGGTTTAGGCCTGAATGCCGGTCATGATCTTGACCTGCATAATCTTAAATATTTCGCCCAAAATATTCCCGGATTGCTGGAAGTAAGTATTGGCCACGCGCTGATAAGCGACGCTTTATATTATGGGTTGGAGAATACTATACAAATGTATTTGAGGCAATTGGCCACTACCTGA
- the gcvP gene encoding aminomethyl-transferring glycine dehydrogenase, translated as MTLNTAYQEKFQSRHIAPNNADTAQMLKTVGVNSLDELIDQTVPAKIKLKKPLNLPPALSEFDYLNNLKQTASKNKVFKSYIGQGYHDVIVPGVIQRNILENPGWYTQYTPYQAEIAQGRLQALLNFQTMVIDLTGMEIANASLLDEGTAAAEAMFMQYSLRKNQQADTFFVSEELLPQTIDILKTRSEPYGIKLQIGNHSSVELNENMFGAIVQYPAGDGSVYNYADFATAAHAKGIKLTVVADIMSLVLLTPPGEWGADIVVGTSQRFGVPMGFGGPHAAFFATKDEYKRSMPGRIIGVTIDSAGNYALRMALQTREQHIRRDKATSNICTAQALLAIMAGMYAAYHGPKGLKLIAERIHGLAILLSQSLEQLGYQQLNKSYFDTVKFDLGNLVDPIHAEALNNEVNFHYKGSEVSIAIDETISPDDIKTIVKFFAKVKGKTINDVDFDGLQASLQTVIPAELQRKSEYLTHPVFNSHHSEHEMLRYIKSLETKDLSLCHSMIALGSCTMKLNATTEMVPITWAEFSKMHPFAPADQTGGYMQLFDELNNWLSEITGFAAMSLQPNAGAQGEYAGLMVIRAYHNDRGDHHRNIALIPSSAHGTNPASAAMAGMKIVVVKCDENGNIDVADMRAKAEQYKNELSCLMVTYPSTHGVFEESIIEICEIIHQNGGQVYMDGANMNAQVGLTSPANIGADVCHLNLHKTFCIPHGGGGPGMGPIGVAKHLVPYLPGHAVVDIDKGKSIHAVSAAPWGSASILIISHAYIAMMGAEGLTDATRYAILNANYIKTRLQHHYPVLYTGANDRCAHEMILDCRAFKNFGIEVTDIAKRLMDYGFHAPTVSFPVAGTVMVEPTESEPKHELDRFCDAMISIRHEIDDVEKGLSDKINNPLKNAPHTVSVVTGNDWDHPYTRQKAAFPLPYVAAYKFWPSVGRVNDTYGDRTLICACPPLSDYEFEESEVTTPEYGT; from the coding sequence ATGACACTGAACACCGCTTACCAGGAAAAATTTCAATCGAGACATATTGCACCAAACAACGCAGACACAGCACAAATGCTGAAAACCGTGGGTGTAAATTCATTGGATGAATTGATAGATCAAACCGTACCGGCAAAGATCAAACTTAAAAAACCGTTAAACCTGCCGCCCGCATTAAGCGAGTTTGACTACCTGAATAACCTGAAGCAAACTGCTTCGAAAAACAAGGTGTTCAAAAGCTACATAGGCCAGGGATACCATGATGTAATTGTTCCGGGTGTGATACAGCGCAATATACTGGAAAACCCCGGATGGTATACCCAGTATACCCCTTACCAGGCCGAAATTGCGCAGGGCCGTTTACAGGCATTACTGAATTTCCAAACCATGGTGATTGATTTGACCGGAATGGAAATCGCCAACGCATCCTTACTGGACGAAGGCACCGCCGCTGCTGAGGCTATGTTTATGCAATACAGTTTGCGTAAAAACCAGCAGGCCGATACTTTTTTTGTATCAGAGGAACTATTGCCTCAAACTATCGATATTTTAAAAACACGTTCTGAACCATATGGCATTAAACTGCAAATAGGCAATCATAGCAGTGTTGAACTAAACGAAAACATGTTTGGTGCCATTGTGCAATACCCTGCCGGCGATGGCTCGGTTTATAACTATGCCGATTTTGCCACAGCGGCACACGCTAAAGGTATTAAGCTTACGGTAGTTGCCGATATTATGAGCCTGGTGTTGTTGACCCCTCCGGGCGAATGGGGGGCTGATATTGTAGTAGGTACATCGCAGCGTTTTGGCGTACCGATGGGCTTTGGTGGGCCTCATGCGGCATTTTTTGCTACTAAAGATGAGTACAAACGTAGTATGCCTGGCCGCATTATAGGCGTAACTATTGATAGCGCCGGTAACTATGCCCTGCGTATGGCCCTGCAAACCCGCGAGCAGCACATCCGTAGGGATAAGGCTACCTCAAATATTTGCACAGCGCAGGCATTGCTGGCTATTATGGCCGGTATGTATGCCGCTTACCATGGCCCAAAGGGCTTAAAATTAATTGCTGAACGCATTCACGGGCTGGCTATATTGTTAAGCCAATCGTTAGAGCAATTAGGTTATCAGCAACTGAATAAATCGTACTTTGATACCGTTAAGTTTGACCTCGGTAACCTGGTTGACCCCATCCATGCTGAAGCGTTAAATAACGAGGTTAACTTCCACTACAAAGGTTCGGAAGTTAGTATTGCTATAGATGAAACTATATCGCCGGATGATATTAAAACCATTGTTAAATTTTTTGCCAAAGTAAAAGGCAAAACAATTAATGATGTTGATTTTGACGGCCTGCAGGCAAGTCTGCAAACCGTTATTCCGGCCGAATTGCAGCGTAAATCGGAATATCTGACTCACCCGGTATTTAACAGCCACCATAGCGAACACGAGATGCTGCGCTATATTAAATCGCTGGAGACGAAAGACCTTTCACTTTGCCATAGTATGATCGCTTTGGGGTCATGCACCATGAAGCTGAATGCTACAACCGAAATGGTACCGATTACCTGGGCTGAGTTTAGCAAAATGCACCCCTTTGCACCAGCCGATCAAACAGGTGGCTACATGCAGTTGTTTGATGAACTGAATAACTGGTTAAGCGAAATTACCGGCTTTGCCGCCATGAGCTTACAACCAAATGCCGGTGCGCAAGGCGAATATGCAGGGTTGATGGTTATCCGTGCTTATCATAATGATAGGGGCGACCATCACCGTAACATCGCGCTGATCCCTTCATCCGCTCATGGTACAAACCCTGCTTCGGCAGCTATGGCTGGTATGAAGATAGTGGTGGTAAAGTGCGATGAGAATGGCAATATTGACGTAGCCGATATGCGCGCTAAGGCCGAACAATACAAAAACGAGTTAAGCTGCCTGATGGTAACTTATCCATCAACCCACGGCGTGTTTGAGGAATCTATCATCGAGATCTGCGAGATCATCCATCAGAACGGCGGCCAGGTTTATATGGATGGCGCCAACATGAACGCGCAGGTTGGCCTGACAAGTCCGGCCAATATTGGGGCCGACGTTTGTCACCTGAACTTACATAAAACCTTCTGTATCCCTCACGGTGGTGGCGGCCCTGGCATGGGCCCAATTGGCGTAGCTAAGCACCTGGTGCCTTACCTGCCCGGCCATGCGGTGGTTGATATCGATAAAGGCAAATCTATTCATGCTGTTTCAGCTGCACCGTGGGGTTCGGCCTCTATATTGATCATTTCGCACGCTTATATAGCCATGATGGGTGCTGAAGGCTTAACCGATGCCACCCGCTATGCTATACTAAATGCCAATTACATTAAAACCCGCTTGCAGCACCACTACCCGGTATTGTATACTGGTGCTAACGACCGCTGTGCACACGAAATGATATTAGATTGCCGCGCCTTCAAAAACTTCGGTATCGAGGTAACGGATATTGCCAAGCGCCTGATGGACTATGGATTCCACGCGCCAACTGTATCTTTCCCTGTTGCTGGTACGGTGATGGTTGAGCCAACCGAATCGGAGCCTAAACATGAGCTTGACCGTTTTTGCGATGCGATGATCTCTATCCGTCATGAGATTGATGATGTAGAGAAAGGTCTGTCAGATAAGATTAATAACCCATTGAAGAACGCACCACATACTGTGAGCGTAGTTACCGGTAACGATTGGGACCACCCTTATACCCGCCAAAAAGCAGCCTTCCCGCTGCCCTATGTTGCGGCTTATAAATTCTGGCCATCAGTTGGCAGGGTTAACGATACCTATGGCGACCGTACATTGATATGTGCCTGCCCGCCATTAAGTGATTATGAATTTGAAGAAAGCGAAGTAACCACCCCGGAATACGGAACGTGA
- a CDS encoding gliding motility-associated C-terminal domain-containing protein, translating into MRKILLLLLLQIATLNLFATDFVVTSNADSGPGTLRQALLDAAANGSATQDRIIFNIADVSEAGRTINLNNQLPDVSSNLIIDGTSQPGATFKLTDAKIKISTPVNNIAIIVFNGTNLTSVAFYGLYIFDYSDFLTSRPDLKPRKGFNLTKSTYITIGAINKGNRINGFNVSSIDIEESDQVKIKNNVISISDDVGTFNSNNGSGGFASGYGGSIDLIKSDNIELGGDPGEGNIIFTIVNFKFYQLTRSKVSVKSNNFLVYPNGLNTEWYFEYYNGTVFFSTIFSADTKNTEESIAKEAVVDMDMSNNVTGSQINIFIFNFINGTINLTHNFLNVARDGVTPIKYLTQIPPSQGPFIIQNCSAQFNFGTNNINDKNFFYNVGGAVGATNSPNIFLRYNEFSCVGNVAYVNYTGPAFPEGGYQLPVITINGISVNGGQTQVTGKATPQSVVDIYSSENCQSKCSIHSYIKTASADAAGNWQTTIDNLSGIFYASATLNHQTSLFKTFEVNKDNINIQPMRCSNTATITGLKVPQGLSYYWTDYNGNIVSHDLDLTTTKTGDYRLVLGEGCITSDWFKIEDKRLSIYDGFSTRTLPGCGTTTGSVKGLFVFDPLSKLESVIWTDAVGKDIGHTADINGLAPGVYTLTVKSTDGCSTTYILNLSNTTGPNIDQSNPTITPNPCGQSSGSITGITATGTGILKYSWKNAQNVQVATTKDLTNQPGGKYTLQVTDDTNCGPVYTSAIEIPEVNGITMDASQAIITPAACDANGGGSVKGINVTGATKYQWLNDANVTVGTGLDLINVVPGNYHLVASNTTCSKQTAIFTIVKHINNKTYRFTNSATTYATCDMDNGHIEVVMNPAYDIPVTYRWINLQGTTVGTTPNMKNLPVNTYTLYGADDFGCEKLILTTNLIRVPALNFNQNQMIINPDQCGLGKGSIHGLRISGGHPPYTLSWKNSSGKVIGNSADIDNLPTDTYSLTVTDLSDCGLLVGQYTIGDNQAALPVPTVSDLQLCSAGDALLVVNNPTQGRGYRLYNDANSASPIADETSGKFKINVKVATSYYVSQYTGNCESGRTEVKVILGGLSGISLPNTFSPNGDGINDSWNIPGIESYPNANIQLYTRSGQKVYESTGYSTPFDGNFQGKSLPMGTYYYIINLNSGCGLLSGSVTIIR; encoded by the coding sequence GTGAGAAAGATTCTACTCCTATTATTACTGCAAATAGCAACACTAAACTTATTCGCAACAGATTTTGTGGTAACCAGCAACGCCGATAGCGGCCCGGGTACGTTAAGGCAGGCTTTACTTGATGCGGCTGCAAATGGGAGCGCAACGCAGGACAGGATTATTTTTAATATTGCTGATGTGAGCGAGGCGGGGCGGACAATAAACTTAAATAATCAATTACCCGACGTTTCTTCAAACTTAATTATAGATGGCACAAGCCAACCGGGAGCTACCTTTAAACTAACTGATGCCAAAATAAAAATATCGACACCAGTAAATAACATTGCAATTATTGTGTTCAACGGAACTAATTTAACATCAGTTGCTTTTTATGGCTTGTATATTTTTGATTATTCGGACTTTTTGACATCCCGCCCCGACCTTAAACCCCGTAAGGGATTCAATCTTACAAAAAGTACCTATATAACAATAGGTGCGATAAATAAAGGTAACCGTATAAACGGATTTAATGTGTCCAGCATTGATATTGAAGAATCAGACCAAGTCAAGATTAAAAATAATGTTATTTCGATAAGTGATGATGTTGGCACATTTAACTCGAACAATGGAAGTGGGGGTTTCGCGTCAGGATACGGAGGCTCAATAGATTTAATAAAGAGTGATAATATTGAGTTGGGTGGCGACCCAGGCGAAGGAAACATTATTTTTACCATAGTTAATTTTAAATTTTATCAGCTTACCAGGAGTAAGGTAAGTGTCAAGTCGAACAACTTTTTAGTATACCCTAACGGCTTAAATACTGAATGGTATTTTGAGTATTACAATGGCACAGTGTTTTTTTCAACAATATTTTCGGCCGATACTAAAAATACCGAGGAATCCATCGCTAAAGAAGCTGTAGTTGATATGGATATGTCTAATAATGTAACAGGTTCTCAAATAAATATTTTTATCTTCAACTTCATTAACGGCACAATAAATTTAACACATAATTTTTTAAATGTTGCCCGTGATGGGGTTACACCTATAAAATATTTAACGCAAATCCCACCTTCCCAAGGACCATTTATTATCCAAAACTGCTCAGCCCAATTTAACTTTGGCACCAATAACATAAACGATAAAAACTTTTTTTATAATGTTGGGGGCGCCGTTGGCGCTACTAATTCGCCTAATATTTTTTTAAGATACAATGAGTTTAGCTGCGTAGGGAATGTTGCTTATGTAAATTATACTGGCCCTGCGTTTCCAGAGGGAGGCTATCAATTACCGGTTATTACCATAAATGGTATAAGCGTTAACGGTGGGCAAACTCAGGTAACGGGAAAAGCAACTCCCCAATCTGTCGTAGATATTTACTCATCGGAAAACTGCCAAAGCAAATGCAGTATACATAGTTATATTAAAACAGCTTCGGCAGATGCAGCCGGCAACTGGCAGACAACTATAGACAATTTAAGTGGCATATTTTATGCTTCGGCCACGTTAAACCATCAGACTTCACTATTTAAAACCTTTGAAGTTAATAAAGATAACATTAACATTCAGCCTATGCGCTGTAGCAATACTGCAACAATTACAGGCTTAAAAGTTCCGCAAGGGTTAAGTTATTATTGGACTGATTATAATGGCAACATAGTATCACACGACTTAGACTTAACAACAACAAAGACAGGTGATTACAGGTTGGTACTTGGCGAAGGTTGTATCACCAGCGATTGGTTTAAGATTGAAGATAAACGTTTAAGTATATACGATGGTTTCTCTACCCGCACGCTGCCGGGTTGCGGCACTACTACAGGAAGCGTTAAAGGCTTATTTGTATTCGACCCCTTATCTAAGCTGGAAAGCGTTATTTGGACAGATGCGGTTGGCAAGGATATTGGGCATACCGCGGATATTAATGGCCTTGCTCCGGGCGTTTATACACTTACTGTAAAAAGTACCGATGGTTGTTCAACAACCTATATATTGAACCTATCTAACACCACCGGCCCCAACATAGATCAATCTAATCCCACCATTACTCCAAACCCCTGCGGTCAGTCTTCCGGCTCCATCACGGGTATTACTGCAACTGGCACCGGTATATTAAAATATAGCTGGAAAAACGCGCAAAACGTGCAGGTTGCAACTACTAAAGACTTAACTAACCAACCCGGCGGCAAATACACATTACAGGTAACTGACGATACCAACTGTGGGCCGGTCTATACATCGGCCATAGAAATCCCTGAAGTAAATGGTATTACAATGGATGCCTCACAAGCAATTATAACACCCGCGGCCTGCGATGCCAATGGCGGCGGTTCTGTTAAAGGCATCAACGTTACCGGGGCCACAAAATACCAATGGCTGAATGATGCTAATGTTACCGTTGGTACAGGGTTGGATCTAATTAACGTGGTGCCTGGAAATTACCACTTGGTAGCTTCAAATACTACCTGTTCCAAACAAACGGCCATATTTACAATAGTTAAACACATAAACAATAAAACATACCGGTTTACCAATAGCGCAACTACGTATGCCACCTGTGATATGGATAACGGCCATATAGAAGTAGTAATGAACCCCGCCTATGATATCCCTGTAACATACCGCTGGATTAATTTACAGGGAACAACCGTGGGTACTACCCCCAACATGAAAAACTTGCCTGTTAACACCTACACTTTATACGGCGCTGACGATTTTGGGTGCGAGAAATTAATATTAACTACCAACCTCATACGTGTCCCCGCGCTTAATTTTAACCAAAACCAGATGATCATTAACCCTGACCAATGCGGCTTAGGTAAAGGAAGTATCCATGGCCTGCGCATTTCGGGCGGGCATCCACCCTATACGCTTAGTTGGAAAAACAGTTCGGGTAAGGTGATAGGCAACTCTGCCGATATTGATAATTTACCGACTGATACTTATAGCTTGACCGTTACCGACCTGTCGGATTGCGGCTTACTTGTGGGGCAGTATACTATTGGCGATAATCAGGCAGCTTTGCCGGTCCCTACGGTTAGCGACTTGCAGCTATGCAGTGCAGGCGATGCTTTACTGGTTGTAAATAATCCTACCCAGGGGCGTGGTTACCGGCTGTATAATGATGCCAATAGCGCGTCTCCGATTGCTGATGAAACGTCGGGCAAGTTTAAGATCAATGTAAAGGTGGCTACGAGCTATTATGTCAGTCAATATACCGGTAATTGCGAAAGCGGACGAACGGAGGTTAAAGTTATATTGGGTGGCTTATCAGGTATTAGTTTGCCCAATACCTTTTCCCCAAATGGAGACGGCATCAACGATAGCTGGAATATCCCCGGCATTGAAAGTTATCCGAATGCCAATATACAGTTGTATACCCGCAGTGGACAAAAAGTATACGAATCTACCGGTTATTCCACCCCATTTGATGGCAATTTCCAGGGCAAAAGCTTGCCTATGGGTACCTATTATTATATCATCAATCTTAATTCAGGCTGTGGGTTGTTATCGGGCAGTGTAACTATTATCAGGTAG
- a CDS encoding DUF3810 domain-containing protein: MLIIILICFRQKPTWVEQYYYSGFYQAVCHLMRPIVNLLPFSLGDVVYAVVIVLLLFGLVRLARFFIIKQPGQAGKLILRLFICLEVGWLWFYCFWGLNYYRPPAAQLLGYNDTTYTIKDVAKVARLIIDSANTLRACLDTADLHQNNSQIYRHALDAVNELGGTSAKFKSIGDRVKPSIFSHMLNYMGTSGYYNPFTSEAQLNYLMPIADKPFVACHEMGHQTGWAREDEANFAGYLAGTNAKDRLLRYSSYYAGIAEFMRYLRRRDTTTHHMLRARISPLVFQDFKTDSAYWTKYQGGAEVVSGIFFDKFLKANNQPHGLRTYNRMIILTMGYYRKRYKVW, translated from the coding sequence TTGCTCATTATTATCTTGATATGTTTCAGGCAAAAACCGACATGGGTTGAGCAATATTATTACAGCGGCTTTTACCAGGCCGTTTGCCATTTAATGCGGCCTATTGTTAATTTGCTGCCATTTAGCCTGGGCGATGTAGTATATGCTGTGGTGATTGTGCTTTTGCTGTTTGGTTTGGTTAGGCTGGCGCGGTTCTTCATTATCAAACAACCTGGGCAAGCGGGTAAACTGATTTTAAGGTTGTTCATTTGTTTAGAGGTTGGCTGGCTGTGGTTCTACTGCTTTTGGGGGTTAAATTATTATCGCCCACCCGCCGCGCAATTGCTGGGATATAACGATACTACCTATACTATTAAAGATGTTGCCAAGGTAGCCCGGCTAATTATTGATAGCGCGAATACCCTGCGTGCCTGTTTGGATACGGCTGATTTGCATCAAAACAATAGCCAGATTTACAGACATGCATTGGATGCCGTTAACGAACTTGGCGGCACTTCTGCCAAGTTTAAGTCTATAGGCGATAGGGTGAAACCATCCATTTTTAGTCACATGTTGAATTACATGGGGACATCGGGCTACTATAACCCGTTTACCAGTGAAGCGCAGCTAAACTACCTGATGCCCATAGCGGATAAGCCATTTGTAGCTTGTCATGAAATGGGGCACCAAACCGGATGGGCGCGTGAAGATGAGGCCAACTTTGCAGGTTACCTGGCCGGCACCAACGCCAAAGACCGCCTTTTGCGTTATTCATCGTATTATGCGGGGATAGCTGAATTTATGCGCTACCTGCGCCGGCGTGATACGACAACGCACCATATGTTAAGGGCCAGGATATCGCCCCTGGTTTTCCAGGATTTTAAAACCGACAGTGCTTATTGGACCAAATACCAGGGTGGCGCCGAAGTAGTGAGCGGGATATTTTTTGATAAGTTTTTAAAAGCGAATAATCAGCCGCATGGCTTGCGTACCTATAACCGGATGATCATCCTGACGATGGGGTATTACCGGAAGCGATACAAGGTTTGGTAA
- a CDS encoding sensor histidine kinase yields MKENMFKYNNRSFLKSNVRYILIGIVVGLVIVVFKSAAEGAMLPIASALVNIMFSVVITLSIANSFFLFEYLLIREKCQGWLLILVYYSCNALGMLIGIEISYALVSLIFNVPFHFLQHYQEYRFCAVIVLVVGTIIYFYHAQKGRLETKLKEKELDMAKLVHLKTQAELQTLQSKINPHFLYNSLNSIASLIHDDADKAEDMTLKLSKLFRYSINTQQENMASVKEEIEIVDTYLDIEKVRFGDRIKFIIQVNPDVSEHQMPRFLIQPLVENALKHGLNNKPDDGILQVLVDKDGNNIVISIADNGVPFPDDMNMGYGLQSTYDKLGLLYGDNYSIQLTNVPHKNIKITIPA; encoded by the coding sequence ATGAAAGAAAATATGTTTAAATACAATAACCGGTCATTCCTTAAATCCAATGTCAGGTATATTCTGATTGGTATAGTGGTGGGGCTGGTGATTGTTGTTTTTAAATCGGCTGCCGAAGGGGCAATGCTGCCCATAGCAAGCGCGCTGGTAAATATCATGTTCAGTGTGGTAATTACTTTAAGCATTGCCAACAGCTTTTTTTTATTCGAATATCTTTTGATCAGGGAAAAATGCCAGGGCTGGCTGCTTATCCTTGTTTATTACAGCTGCAATGCTTTGGGGATGCTTATTGGAATTGAAATATCCTACGCGTTAGTTTCATTGATCTTTAACGTGCCTTTTCATTTTTTACAACATTACCAGGAATACCGCTTTTGTGCCGTTATTGTGTTGGTAGTGGGTACCATCATTTACTTTTATCATGCTCAAAAAGGCCGGTTGGAAACTAAGCTAAAAGAAAAGGAATTGGACATGGCTAAACTGGTGCACTTAAAAACCCAGGCCGAATTACAAACCTTACAGTCAAAAATAAACCCGCATTTTTTATACAATTCACTAAATTCAATTGCCAGTCTGATACATGATGACGCCGACAAGGCCGAGGACATGACCCTGAAATTATCAAAACTATTCCGCTACAGCATTAATACACAGCAGGAAAATATGGCAAGCGTGAAAGAGGAAATAGAGATAGTGGACACTTACCTGGATATAGAGAAAGTGCGTTTTGGCGACAGGATAAAATTTATAATACAGGTTAACCCTGATGTAAGCGAACATCAAATGCCGCGTTTCCTGATACAGCCACTTGTTGAAAACGCGCTGAAACATGGCTTAAATAACAAACCCGATGATGGCATATTACAGGTATTGGTTGATAAAGATGGTAATAACATAGTGATTAGCATTGCCGATAACGGGGTGCCTTTTCCTGATGATATGAACATGGGTTATGGCCTGCAAAGCACCTACGATAAACTGGGCTTATTATATGGCGATAATTACAGCATCCAGCTAACAAACGTTCCGCACAAAAATATTAAAATAACTATACCGGCATAG
- a CDS encoding DUF6515 family protein, whose amino-acid sequence MKSKYKYFVSAALSGLFGLLVAFSANAQHRGGGGGFHGGGGGGFHGGGGFSGGSRGGFSGGGSYSRGGFSGGGSFHNSPGSGSYSRGGGSYSRGGSYSRPQSTYSSPRISTVPRAQSFRGNIRADVGSNRYSVAPRSYSGGGRIAYSPRGYSYGGGRIGYGYRGSSFRGSYNHGRYYSYNPFYGRYAFYSRYYAPRLGFRLSILPYGYYPFWWGDYQYFYSGGYYYQYDNDNYTVVEPPVGAILNQLPAGAKSLMIDGEQYYELNGVYYQAVTKDDGSTGYQIAGKDGELTTGASAAPQQDNGYYNQPQPQNQPNQPVADDGGPIRMGDTFDTLPPNCTTVKIDGQKYHVSPDGVYYVEDHDGNHKIYRVAGTPDDQPGN is encoded by the coding sequence ATGAAAAGTAAATATAAATATTTTGTAAGTGCTGCCCTTAGCGGACTATTTGGCTTGCTGGTAGCGTTTTCCGCGAATGCACAGCATAGAGGCGGAGGTGGTGGTTTCCACGGCGGTGGCGGCGGCGGATTTCATGGGGGCGGTGGCTTCTCAGGTGGTTCGCGCGGCGGTTTTTCCGGTGGCGGTTCTTATAGCCGTGGTGGCTTTTCTGGGGGCGGTAGTTTCCATAATAGCCCCGGCAGTGGTTCTTACAGTCGTGGCGGCGGGTCATACAGCCGTGGCGGTAGCTATTCAAGGCCGCAAAGCACGTATTCTTCACCAAGAATTAGTACAGTACCAAGGGCGCAATCGTTCCGTGGTAATATCAGGGCAGATGTGGGCAGCAACAGATATAGCGTTGCCCCACGTTCATATAGTGGCGGTGGCCGTATAGCCTATTCGCCACGTGGTTACAGTTATGGTGGTGGCCGTATAGGTTACGGTTATCGCGGCAGTAGTTTTCGCGGCAGCTATAACCACGGCCGGTATTATTCATACAATCCGTTTTATGGCCGTTACGCGTTCTATAGCCGTTACTATGCACCGCGTTTGGGTTTCCGTTTAAGCATATTGCCATACGGTTACTACCCTTTCTGGTGGGGCGATTATCAGTACTTTTATAGCGGCGGTTATTATTATCAATATGATAATGACAACTACACTGTGGTTGAACCACCAGTTGGTGCTATACTTAATCAGTTACCTGCAGGTGCAAAATCACTGATGATTGATGGTGAGCAGTATTATGAATTGAATGGTGTATATTACCAGGCAGTTACTAAGGATGACGGTAGCACCGGTTACCAGATTGCCGGTAAAGATGGTGAATTAACTACTGGCGCCAGTGCCGCGCCGCAACAGGATAATGGCTATTACAACCAGCCGCAACCACAAAATCAGCCAAACCAGCCGGTAGCTGACGACGGTGGCCCGATACGCATGGGGGATACCTTTGATACCCTGCCGCCAAATTGCACAACTGTTAAAATTGATGGGCAGAAATATCATGTATCACCTGATGGTGTTTACTATGTAGAAGATCATGACGGCAACCACAAAATATACCGTGTTGCCGGTACCCCTGACGACCAGCCAGGGAACTAA